A single region of the Nicotiana sylvestris chromosome 6, ASM39365v2, whole genome shotgun sequence genome encodes:
- the LOC104229148 gene encoding uncharacterized protein has protein sequence MTTRTGGEKQKKGAMYVYNIETGNPKPKPEPDLSSMLKKGISKGWGLRRSKTYRENHQGELNNTMNVVTTKGETRKSVSSIESRKSVEDQVKQVESRKSVSYIETNRKSVTHVELNVASMAAILQVKVLVTDMPGFMQVHAFKCARTTFDSLEKFSSKHMAYNMKKEFDKIYGPAWHCIVGSNFGSYVTHATGGFLYFSMEKLYILVFKTKVQKTIEP, from the exons ATGACAACAAGAACAGGaggagaaaagcaaaagaaaggagcCATGTATGTATATAACATAGAAACTGGAAATCCGAAACCAAAACCCGAACCCGATTTATCATCCATGTTAAAGAAAGGTATTTCAAAAGGATGGGGTCTCAGAAGATCGAAAACTTATCGCGAAAATCATCAAGGTGAGTTGAATAATACTATGAATGTTGTTACAACAAAAGGAGAAACAAGAAAATCAGTTTCATCCATTGAATCAAGAAAATCAGTTGAAGATCAAGTGAAGCAAGTTGAATCAAGAAAATCAGTTTCTTATATTGAAACAAATAGGAAATCAGTGACACATGTTGAATTGAATGTAGCTTCAATGGCTGCAATTCTTCAAGTTAAAGTTTTGGTTACAGATATGCCAGGATTTATGCAAGTGCATGCTTTTAAATGTGCAAGAACTACTTTTGATAGTTTGGAAAAATTCAGCTCTAAACATATGGCATATAACATGAAAAAG GAATTTGACAAAATATATGGGCCGGCCTGGCATTGTATAGTGGGCTCAAATTTTGGGTCATATGTGACTCACGCCACAGGTGGCTTCCTCTATTTCTCAATGGAAAAGCTTTATATATTAGTTTTCAAGACAAAAGTGCAAAAGACCATTGAaccataa